Proteins encoded by one window of Kwoniella shivajii chromosome 8, complete sequence:
- a CDS encoding ferrochelatase: MGGPSTIPEVHDFLSRLFHDHDLIPLPFQSILAPIIAKRRTPQIEKQYTEIGGGSPILKWTKIQGEEMCKLLDELNPESAPHKPYVAFRYAKPLTEDCLEEMKKDGVKRAIAFTQYPQYSCSTTGSSLNELFRIAKKDGYGDQGSVEWSVMDRWPVNKGLIEAFAQNIKTALQQYPEERRNDVVILFSAHSLPLEIVNRGDPYTAEVAATVHSVMTELNFCNPYRLTWQSKVGPKAWQGPQTASAIEGFAKIGKKDVCLVPIAFTSDHIETLYELDIEVKEEAEKLGIHLTRASSLNDSPIFLRAIADLVSNHMKDYDAGKIGPTGKQLSLRCPGCVNPKCGKTKEWLANGGKDLAVAA; the protein is encoded by the exons ATGGGAGGACCCTCTACC ATTCCCGAAGTACACGATTTCTTATCACGTTTATTTCACGATCACGATTTGATACCATTACCATTCCAATCCATACTTGCACCTATAATAGCCAAGAGACGTACGCCTCAAATAGAAAAACAGTATACCGAAATAGGAGGTGGATCACCTATATTGAAATGGACAAagattcaaggtgaagaaatGTGTAAATTATTAGATGAATTAAATCCTGAATCCGCACCACATAAACCATACGTTGCATTCAGATATGCTAAACCTTTAACGGAAGATTGTctggaagaaatgaaaaaagaTGGTGTAAAAAGAGCGATTGCATTCACACAATATCCTCAATATAGTTGTTCAACCACTGGTAGTAGTTTAAATGAATTATTCAGGATCGCTAAGAAAGATGGTTATGGTGATCAAGGTTCGGTAGAGTGGAGTGTAATGGATAGATGGCCTGTAAACAAAGGTTTAATAGAG GCTTTCGcacaaaacatcaaaaccGCTTTACAGCAATACCCcgaagaaaggaggaatgaCGTCGTGATCTTATTTTCAGCTCACTCCTTACCTCTAGAAATTGTAAA TCGAGGTGATCCTTACACAGCTGAAGTAGCCGCTACCGTTCATTCCGTGATGACCGAGTTGAACTTCTGCAACCC TTATCGGCTCACTTGGCAATCCAAAGTCGGACCAAAAGCATGGCAAGGTCCTCAGACAGCTTCAGCAATAGAAGGTTTCGCCAAGATCGGTAAAAAAGACGTTTGTTTAGTACCGATCGCTTTCACAAGTGATCACATCGAGACTTTGTATGAGCTGGATATCGAGGTCAAAGAAGAGgctgaaaag CTCGGTATCCATCTCACCCGTGCATCCTCATTGAACGATTCACCAATATTCCTCCGAGCTATCGCGGATCTGGTATCCAACCATATGAAAGATTACGATGCGGGCAAAATCGGACCTACTGGTAAACAATTATCACTACGATGTCCAGGATGTGTCAATCCCAAATGTGGAAAGACTAAAGAATGGTTGGCGAATGGAGGGAAAGATTTAGCGGTTGCTGCTTAG